The Anabas testudineus chromosome 1, fAnaTes1.2, whole genome shotgun sequence genomic sequence CCATCTTGTTATCTGTCCACCAGCAGCGACTACAATCACACCTTGGAGATTTCCTTAAGAAGACATTGTGCAGACAAGAAAATCTCCCAGTAACGGccaaatactttttatttcagtgtctgtgtttctctcaaaGATACAATTAGCATCATTATCAAGACTAAATGAAACACATAATGATATGGATTCCTAGTAAAAAGATGCCATTAtcaaaataaagcagagaagTTGTTTTCGCTATAGATCGTGTGAGTAAGTGAGAAATCTTTATGACTTGGCTTTGTTCATGGCTTTGACTGAATCTGTTCAAGTGGCATCTGAAGTTGAGTTGAACATCTCAGGCGCTTCAGTTCTTCCTCCACCTGACAAAgtcacagagaacacagagtcATGATTTATCATAAACTATCACATTTACTGGTACACTGAAAAGTTTAAATGCTAAATGGTGAGTTGTGAgaatttcatcttttattttagtcactttcactttcagagTTAAACTGTATCATATGTTCTTCCTACATTTCTGACTTTGAACCAGGTGCCTGtagaaaatatggaaaaaaaggGAGCAAATAAAAACCAACCTGAGCCAGATCATCCTTCAGTTCATTGTATTTCTTTACATTGAATTTCTTCTTGCTGGCTCCTTTATAAAAGTGATGCAGGAACTGTCTGTCTTTAGCATCTGGATACACATAATCCTGTGGAGGGACAAAAAGGTGTAAAAATAAGTTTGACTCTTTAACAAGAGCAGCACTGATCTCATCTGATGCTCTGCAACATACAAGTGCAAATTTAGTAATGAAGTAAGTAATTTAGTAGCAATTTACTATttgcttaaattaaaaaatactcTACCGAAGGAGAACTAAACTTTTGTTTCATGTAACTTGCCTGTTTGGTAAGGACATAATAGGCAAAGACTCCAATGCTGGTGGAGTAGGTGATGAAATAAGTGACAGGCTCCATGACGTCCCATGAGCAGACCCACTAGGTGAGCCAGGCCAGAGCACCCCCCTGAACAGATAAGAAGGCCAAGCCAGTCCATAGAACCCTGGATGCTTTGAATTCTGCTGTTCGGCACAGCTGTGCCTTCATCTGTCGAACAAtaacacagaggagaaagttaATCAGCCAACAAAGCAGAAATCTGTAAATCTGTCACTTTTCAAGCTCTAGATAAAGTTTTGATACAGGACACCTCTACCACCTTCTCAAGTGGGGAAAGTTCTTGTTTGAGGTGGTCCAGTTTTTCCAGCAGCTGCCTCTCTTTCTGCAGGTGGTGTTCAGGCAGGTGCAGCGCTGTGTGTAGCATATGCACAACATGCTTCACGTCCTCCATCTCTACGGCGTGCTCTCTGGATGTACACGCTGCAACAGAGAGCGCGACAATGTGGATGAGGATGAGTaagtgtgagaaaaagaaaataaccaaAGGTCTCACAGTTGGAGAGATAATAAGTGCTATTTATCAGCTGGACTAAAGAAGACAATATGAGTTTTGACTGAAGAGACATTTCTTTATACCTGTTTCAGATGACTGAACATTATAAACTGTATCATTGATGATGAGCTTGAAGCCCTTGTCCAGCAGAGTTTCTATCAGTGTGGTGCTGACAACATGCTCTCCATCTGTTAGAAAAGGACAAATGTACAATAACTACTtttgaaaatgcacaaaaattTAACTAAATACTTCAAAGAAATTAGCACTGAACACAATGTATCCTGCACAGTTGTTACATGTCGCATTGTCCTTTAATGAATTGTTAAACCTGTCACACTGGTGATGGTGAAAATTTGCTGCTTCTCAACAATGTGCCTGAATTTAGCATTATGGACCTACAAGGACAGCAAATATACCTAAAACCACTGTCAACTACCCCAGTGGAGTGTAGACATGATCTGAAGTCATCTGCAGTTGGTCTGTAGACCACCTTAGAAATTAACCAACCTGGAATCTCTAGATAAACTGAGGGGCCACAAGATGATTAAAGGGAAAGAAACATATTACTgaacattatctttattttgatgacttttatgtttttttttttcttgttttctcataatataaaatataatctttaatataaaactacagCACCTACAACACTGGTGCACTGGTGAGAAAACAGTAACTGGTTACAACTTGTGTTGAAAACCCAAACAGTGATTCATTTCATAGGAACCACAAACTCCCATTAGATTCTCCAGCCCTGTCCTCCACTTGAAGAACATTATATCTTTCTTTGTGAAGATTAGATTTATGGCAGTGTTGCTGCTTAAGACTGCATGAGTTTTTAGATAGTTGTACCTAATAATCTGTAACACATGACAAGTTGTAGTACAATTTACTTTGCAAGTGTAACAAATAGCATGATGTCCCACCAGCTGTGAAGGCCGACCATTCAGATGCAGACTGCTTTTTGCTTGTCTTTCTGAGCCATGGTGAGGATTAACAGGTTTACGCGCTGTGATGGCAAGATCAGTGTCAAAGATATCGTATCCACGTTTAAAGTAACAGAGTACAGTAGCCTTGTAGGAAAACCAAAAATCTTCACACGGCAGGTACATGTGAACAAAAAACGAATCCCTCACAGAACCAGAAGAACTTGAAATATAAATTGTTTTACATATGCTTTACTTTCTTACACTACTATCAAAGTTCCTCAGGTTGTGTCTGTCGCCAGGCttgcctgtgagtgtgtgagtacactgtaaacacaacacaggttTAACAAAGTGTTGATCTTAGGAGAAATATTATCATTACACTGTTTCTAAAGTACCAGCTTTATACCCTTTTCACATATCAGTTAATACACAGTTACATATAATACATGTAGCTGTGATGAATCAGTATTACATGATCTGAAGTCATCTGCAGTTGGTCTGTAGACCACCTTAGAAATGAACTAGCTTTTTACTTCACCTCTAAGACACTTTGAATTGAAGCATTtgccaaatgacaaaatgtaaaagtctCAATTGACAGGTACTCAAGAATTCATCAGATTTCTCACAGTTCCCTCTGGAGTTACAAAAGGCTTCATACAACTTCTCTTTCTCAAATGCACTGGTGAGAAAAGAGTAACTGGTTACAACCTGTGTTGAAAACCCAAACAGTGATTCATTTTAGGAACCACAAACTCCCATTAAATTCTCCAGCCCTGTCCTCCAGCTGCCTGCAACCAGAACTACTTGTCTTACTTGCTGAGAAATGTGGTTTCTGATCTGCTGCATATGTAGATATGTAGTAACTAGTTTACAGTTCATATGAATGCTCTGAATAGTGGAAAGAGAATTTAACCATTAAACCTaagtaaaagcagaaatacaacAGTATATCACAGTACCAGTAGTATTTTACTCGAGTACAGTACTTGTGCCTAGATACAGTACATCCCACCACTTCTGCTGTTTAACCTTTTAAAACCTATGAGctgaaactttaaaataatctaGAGTCAGTGGTGAAAATGTGCTTTCTTTAAGTGATCACACACGAGTTGTCAAACCAGGATGAAACCAAAAAAAGGATCTAAACCAGAATAACTACAGTGGAAGAACACAATCAACCCAGTATTCGCATAATGTTTTACCCTtggagaaaacagaagcagtaGCTCCGGGGTCCTCTTGCTGCAGATCGGCAATCAGGTCTCCAACACTCATCAGCATTGGTCTGAGGTAGAACAGACACTTCTCATTCCTGGATGGCAACAGGACCTCCAGGGCCAAACGGCCGTGTTTGTACTTTAAAGACACATCTGCAACAGAATGAGGGTAAATCTACTTTCAGAGGGGGTCAGTATTTTATCAGCAGAGATGTGTAAAGTCACAAACAGGGGGCAGTCCTGGGTTTAAGTGGTTTATTTTCATGTGGAGGTAGTAACAGTATTTTACCACTTGAGGGCGGGAGTGTACTGTAGAGAAGAGCCTGGTGATTTCCAAGGAGAGGATATCTGGATTTACCctaaaatgaaagagagaaaaaaaagaaagaataaataacAGCAAGCCAGgcagaaaaaatatgtttccagCCTATTGCTTTTATTACGTGTGCTCCATCACTACCTTAGTAAACTGTCAAGTCAGGAGATGATGGAGAGTAAACAGATCCAGAGCATCCTGAAATGAAGGatctaaaaaaaacatccactcaAAACCAGTATGCCAGCAAGCCACATCGTTCTCCAGGCTTTGGGTTTGCTCTGAGGCTGCTCTCACGCTAACATGAATGTCTGACATTACAATCGCTGCCATTTTAACATGCCTTTCACTCTCTTTCCTAACGGAGCATAACCTGACCAGCTGGCGGTACAGATTGTGCTGATAAAAACCTGCTCTTTCTTTGCTGATGTATGGCCTTTGATTCAAATTTAGGCTGTGTTATTTAATGCTTGACGAAATACCAGTCTGTGTCCCAACACAATGTAAGATGACACGTCTCTCTAACATTCCTGATAGTGGAGAATGCATCTACGGGGAACAGTTAATTATTCTAGCACAGCACGAGCACCTTTGTCCTGTACTTGACACTTATTGTTCTTTTAATTTACAGGCAAACTCATATTTCCACTGACTATTTAAGGTCATTCAGATGAGACACAAAGCTACTTTTTTAGCATCAGGCCATAAATACAGTGAATGCCCACCGCATAAAATGTGGCAACCACTGTCTACACCTCCTTCTCTTTAAGCAGAGGGTCTCTTCAATCAATATCACGTTAAAGAGGGAAAAAGGAGCCGTCTATTTTCATGGGCTAAGGAATCAGACAAGCCTGGAGGTACAGCAGTAGAACAGTAGCCCCTCACAATGCAGTGGTTATGAAATGAGGCTAGAGTCTGAGTGGTAACCTGAACCACAGAGGCAGCAATCCAGGAAGCACAGTAGCCAGAACAAGACGATGGAACATaaaggtgtatgtgtgttcaaaaaaGATTTAGTTAGCTGAAGATTATGTACAGATTTCAACTACAAGTGTGAGTGGCTGCATGTCACTATGaaggaaaatgtgattttatcgGTAATGCAAAAGCCCAGTGATCCCAATGAGACAAATTTAAGCTGTTTCACTTGTGTGAGGTCTCCAGATGTTATTATACAGCTGAAATCAGTCGCAATGCTTTGCCACCTACACATTAGCACACCAGCTCTCCATGGGCAGTGAATTTCATGTGAATATGTGCACTTCACAGATTTTAAGTGGCGCTTATCTGTCTCAGTTTGTGTAAAGGTTTTATCTGTGGAGGGTCCTTTTCCAAATTTTGAAAAACATAACCCAGTGGCTGTAATTGTGGCTATCTCAATTTGGGCTTGGTGCTTAGACGTTCTACAACAGCCTGCAGTTCTAAGTTGGTGGTATGGGGTTTGAAAGAAGTGAGCATTTAGGAGGAACAGGGgttctaataaaaaaaatgatactGAGCTGCATGATTAAAATTGCAGGAAGATATATTGGTCTTGACGTTTtgatcatttttgtgtgtgttaaatgaaaataaagacacaaacaacacaaacatacatctGAAGTACATCTGACACCACATTGTCATTATCTAACGGTAGTTTTAAGTTGTGATAACAAGTCCTGTACAGAGTCAAAAATGTTGTATTACTGTATCTTTAATATTATATTCTGAtggagtttttttattttctggaaaATCAAttaacaacccccccccccagtccATACTGACATAAACCAGTCCCACTTATTGATTTGCCACATCACCTATAATTGCCTTATACAGTGGTTCCCTTGAGAGGGCCTCAAGGAAATCAGGGAGGTCAGAGGATAACTAATCAAATACAGTAAGACTGAAAAATATACAttgacaggggtcagcatgggcacacatacacagctggTGGTGCAATGTGTATTTTTTCCCCCATGTAGACTCCTGAAAACGATGAcatcaactttattttttctttaattaaccCCTTTCCCTGTTGAAAGGGTACATTTTCTTATAAAATAGTCTAACAGATAATAACCATCTTGCTATTGCTAATGTCTATAGTGAGCAATAAAATGTCTGTTATGAGTCGTTGCAGGTAGACgatgatttattttacagatcACGAGACCTGAAGTTAATAACcacattaaaagaaattaaaaagacagCTGCCAACTGTATAGAGACATCTGAGCCATTTGACACATTTGTATTATCTCAGCATCCATTGTACAAATGTATGTGACAACTGTGCTATCTCTGAACCTGAAGAATCAAGTTTTTCTGTGACTGTTCAGACAACCAACATCCTGTATTATCAAGATGTGAAACAGCCCGAGCCAGCTTCATCAAACTGAGTGGTGTATTTGCTGACTGtcagcacatacagtaggtgcacatactgtattatgTCACTTCCAGTAATAAACACTTCGTGTCAAAGCAGTTTAGCCGAAGAGTGAGCTAAGCCACATCTGCACGCACATGGCACACAAGTGTCCTGCtaatgtgaaaacagcagaTCCGGAGCCAACCATCACGGGCACAGCTGGCCTACTTGTTTCTTTACTGAATGGGAGTGTGTGCGTTTAACATCAGTGAAGGGAGTCAATTTACCAGCTGACTGCCTCCAGGCAGTTTATATGCAACGTGCACACAGACCAATCCCATTTTAAATCAACAGAACGTAACCTCTGTGGCAGAAAGTGCAGCTTGAGACCTGTGTGATGACTAAGTAGTCCATTTCCACAGCCATGCTCATGGCCCTGTGTTATTACTGTCTGGAGCAGACTGCTACAAATACTGTCCCTTTTACTTCTCTCACCTGTCGCACgtatcagtgtttttacagcagtACAATAATATTAAAGAAAAGAGTGGAAACGCTATGTTGTAAATATAGTAAACCAAATCTACACTCCATTGTGTATAAGTGGCTACAAGCTAACTCCAGCATGCCAACACATGTGGGATGAAGGTAAAGTAAAAGCGATCTTTCTTGCATCCAAGTGCACGAAAGATCGCACACAACAACCCTGAGTACCACGCGTACAAGCTGCTGTAAGGAGTCAGCTCTTCTAACTTGATGGCTACCATCAGCACTGCCTTATCAATTCAACATTCATCATcttaacaaaacaaaccacacttCCCAATGACACATCCAATCAATATTCTATGTGCGGGTTGTTCGCCGTCTTTCTGCTGTCcttcacacatttctgcagtCAATTTGGAGTTGGTGGGAAGTCGCTGCACACCTGCTCTTCATTGGCAAATAATTCCCTTCCAACTGTTCTTTGTCAAAACAATCTGGCGTTGGTATATTTATCCCTTAAGCtatgtatttcttatttatgCCACACCACGAGGGAAGGCGGAGTGAACAGGCAGGGAGTGGAAACTGAGCAATATGGTATCATGCTGCCATCTTCTCCTTCTGCAGTAAAGCAGACGAGTGGTTTCCTGTTTGACCAATGATCAGGGCTATCATGGTGACAAGCAGCCTCATTTTCCCTGCAGTCTCCCAGCAGGTCATTCCATTATGAATCCTGTCACAACTGAGCTATGGCCTGTTGTATTTAGCCTTTCTAAAGGTATCTCCTCCCACTGTTGCTACAGGTCTGATACCAATAAGCAAAGGAATAGCGACTgcatagatatagatatagatatagatatagatatatacacatAGACTATATACTGCAGGCATGATTTAAAGCAGAAGCAAGGAAAAACGTGTGGGCGTGATCCACACCCTGGAGGCTAGGGTGAAAAACGAAAGCTGTCAAGAGGAGAAATTGAATTACTCCATGTTGTCATGATGACTGAGAACAACCAGCACTCTACCATGAAAATAATTTGCATCAAAGCATCTCTCCTCCGTTATGAAGTTAATGACCTGGTTGggtgaggaggacagagagaaaataaaggcGGATGAAGGTACCTGCAGGAGAAAAAGGTAACAGAAAGGCAAGGTTTATGTTTGTAAAGCACATGTCATGCACATTCAACAACTAAAATGATGGAtaactataaaaaatatataatttaaaacagcatAATGACAATTTAGTAGAAGGAGGAAACTGTGTACATGCAAAAAAGAGTCAGACctaatttatttaatgcatGAAGGGAATGTGAAGATAGCCTTTAATCAAGCAGGTCCAACAATTGGAACAGTCAAGATCCTGACAGCTTTCTAAACACAAAATCTACCTCACATCTGGATCTTTACTGCAGCTAGAATGGGTGGAGCAGGACGACAAGAAGAGGCaggatgttttgtttatttagtacCAGAGTAGGACTTTTTAGTTAATCACTACTCAGCCTAAAcccatatttactgtatgtctgactCATGTGCTTTGGCCTGCAGCTGAGCATAACACAGGCAAACGTAACAAAGCAGCTGAATACCGAAAAGCACATGACCAAAAAGGGAAGGGGGGGTGGACTGAAATTTTGAAATTCATGTGATGTTCTCAAGAGCCCAGAACAGCCAGATTAAAAAGTAACAAGAACAACTCTTccagagcaaaaacaaacatcccACCCTGAATTAAGATGCAAAGGTGGCTCAAAACCTTTCTCTTTGTAAACGTGAGTAAATCATATATCTCCTTTGGTCAAACACTTCCAGTAATGCATTGGGAAAGGAGGCATAGGATCTTACTTACAAAGACAGTCAGGTTAAGATTGAAAAAGGTTTGGATGTTTAAATGTGGATGTTCCTCACTCAGCCAACTGTACTCCCCAAACTGCATGTTAATACCAATGGTCTGCTGCTCCGTATAGACCACAGAGACGTTGATATCTACTAAGTGCAACACAAGTCTGAGAGCGTCCCTGTGGGTGATGTTCACATGCTTTCTCCTGATTCTAAGAATGGTCTCTGTGCACTGTGAACTTGACACTGTGAAGCAATTAGTCGGCCTTCCTCGAATAAAACCTCTCCTTTATTTATGGCTTAATGCCAGTCCAGACAATGAAACATGTAAGACAACAGATGGAGTCAGCTGTATAAAAATGTCAACTCATTCGATAGGAAACGGATGTTTGTCTCAGATGTTAAAAGCTCATGTGAAACAGAAAGCATAAGTGTCCGTTTTAGGCTGAAATTGTTTTCAAAATTGTTTTGAATTTTAACTTTGTCCCTATACATTAAGCAAATCAGCTGCTTGAGCTTTGTTTTACTGTCGAGCAGTGTTGGTAATCCATGTCTAAAGCAACAGATACATATTAATGGAAATCTTATGGTTGCATCAAAGCCACAGTCAAATTTAGTATCTATATCAATCCTCTCTGAGCATCCAGTTCAAAAGTTCAGTTTGTATGTTGGATGTCTGCGTAACTTACTAAAGACAAAAAGTAGAAGTGAAAATGAGGGAAATtcaaaaagttagaaaaaataTGCCTCTTAAAAAAATCTGGTCTGTTTCCCACGTTTTGGTAGTTAGTCAGACAGTCTCTAAAACATCCACCACACAACAGAGATACGCTACGCTGCACTGCACTACAACTGCAATCAACCAGAgtcatgaataaaataaataaattaaaaacgGCAAACAAAGTTACTGCCCAAAATACTGTGCTGTTGACTTGATGTTTACCGTTAATATAAAGAGACACTGGAAAATAAGCTGAAGAACAAACTCAACATCACTTGCATTTAGAGGACTGCAGTTCTAAATGCAAGTTCTAAATGCCCCTTAGGACTGAACTGCACTGTAGTATTTCAAACtagtaaagtacagtactgtCTATAATGAGAACAAATGATTCTAACAGTACCATCACTTACAGCCAGACTTCcctttttaaactgtttgtCTTGTCCACCTTCTGCTGGATGGTAAAGTGCTTTGTTCGCTGTGGGCTTCTAttgtttttacaaaagaaatgtgacatAAATATGACTGTTGCCCTGACTACCCAGAGATCATGTCTCATTTATGAACAGCTTACACCGTCAGCTGCTCACTACTCAAGTCACGCCTCATCATAGCTGTGGTTATGAGGGGATTTCAAAGCAGCGATTTGTAAGTTAACCAGATATTGAATGCCAGAATTCAGGGAAACTTTTCTTCTTTACCACAACCTCTGGAGTGGCCCCTGTCTACTTCACTGGTTTATTCCAAGATGaactgaaatcattttatttctgtgacttATTAGAAATAGCCTCATACAACACTTGCTCTCTGGATTCCAAAAACTGATTTTGTATGCAGGGGTATTTTCTGACTTGCGAGTGGCTTTCTCATTACAGTTGCTGTACCAGCcaatttaaaacacactgtggtACAGCCCCTCACTTTTTGTCCAATATCTAAATCTCATATTTTTTTGAGATACAGTCATTGAAAATACTCTGCCAGCTCCTACACTACTGAGTTTacaatagcttttttttttttttttttttttttataaatctccACAAGGATTTGGTGAATTACACAACACTGATACAGCCCCTTTGGTATTACTCAAATCTATCATTTCAGTTTCAAGCACACTCTACATCTTGGTCGACTAGTGTGACCTTGTGGCATCTTGTCGTGTATCATTCCTAGTTTGTCATCTCTATACTATTCTAATGAAGGGAAATCATCCCCTCACAAATACATCATCCTTGCAGACACAAAGGAAATGCTGTagagaaaacatcaaattatCCATAGAAATATTGCTCCTGGACCATAATCCACCTGTCTGCTATCCCCCCATGTGATTAAGAATCATACTATTATTTCAGAGCTAACTGATGTGTAAAATagcttctgtttttaaataaatggcTGAGTTCAGTGTGTCTTTACCCTTACAGAGCGAAGTAGGGTTATTTTCATTacgttttattttaaaagacgGAAACTGCGACTTgaattttatactgtatatggtcCACTAAAAATAGATCTTATCTTAGTCATTCAAAGTCTGGTGGGAGTGAGTCATGACAGCTTGCCCATCTGACagatataatgtgtttttccctCAATCTAACAAATGTGGGGGGACAATGGTTTACAATAGTCAGTATTCCTTTAGCATGGAGACTATCTTGATATGCAGCAATGTTGTTCTCCCTGCACTGCCAGACTTGAGGCATCCAGTTGGGATGTGCCTGCTCACGATTTAGCTGACCTCTGCAATTTCTCATCATggatgacaaaataaaaatatatgtatttggAACTGGCCTGAATAACAACTCATAATCAACTGTGAGTACAGCCACACCACATGATCCTTGAGGGGTTTCACTTTTTGCAGCATTTCCTCTTGCACACTAACAACTGTTTGCATTTTATAATTTGGGTTAACAATTTGCTTGCAGTTTTCTGAGACATGATCGATCAGTGAGCCACATACTCAGATAAGCACCTGATGATGCACAGTACTGACATATGATACAGTAACATATTGACCCTTCATGCTATAATTTGCACACTGTAGCAGTGTCAGTGATGTATCTTGGGATTGTGTGCAGAAAAGCAAGTCTGTACTTAAAGTTTAGAAGTATATTTAGCAGTCCAGTCACAGCCTCTTTCTCCAAATGGCTGACTGAACAGCTTTCTCAGGAGTAATTGAATAAGCACTGCTTTAGTGATGAGATAATGTACATTAACGAACAGTCCTGCACACTTTTCAAGGATGATTGGCTTGATCAgtcatgtaaacatgtttgGAGTACCTAAACCTCAGCAGAGCTAATGCACTTAAATAACTTAGTGGTTGTTCTGTAAGTCGTTAATGAAAATGTGCACAGTTGTTTAAGTCAAAGATAACATTCAAGCACAAAAACAGCAATGTATAGGTCTGTGTAAGGACAGAAAACGTTGTCAGCTGTTACAGGAACAAAGAGAGCTCGAAAATTACAGAAGTTGGTAAACGTCATTAAACGGTGCACAGTAACATCAAACGACACCAAAACACATTGTGGTGCGTTCAAAGAGCAGGAAACCAGTTCATCAGAACAGCCCGACAGAGTTACAGTTCTACTGGTGTTTATCAAACCTGAGACGAATCCAACTCATTAGCTACATGTTTCATTTACCTGGCGAAGAAATGCAGCCGGACGAATAGTTTTGAGACCGCGGTGAAGTGGCTGGAGACTTCCCAAAAGTGTCGCCGTAACTTTGCCGAGCATCCGCACCGAAGCCATGTTAACCGCCGTTAACCGCCGTTAGCTAACGTTGACGTTAGCTGCGTTGATGGGGCATAGCAGGCGGCGTTAGAGACAACTTACTTAATCCACACTGAGCGGAGCCTAGAGCCCGAAAAACGGGCTGTGGTGAAATGTGCTGACAGCCACGGGACGGAGGGAGGCACAGCCCTCCGTGAGACGCATACCGTTTCCTCCTGTCACCGCCCGCTTCCTTTGTGTCCTTGTTTCCTTCGCTG encodes the following:
- the LOC113161821 gene encoding LOW QUALITY PROTEIN: calcium uniporter regulatory subunit MCUb, mitochondrial (The sequence of the model RefSeq protein was modified relative to this genomic sequence to represent the inferred CDS: substituted 1 base at 1 genomic stop codon), with the protein product MASVRMLGKVTATLLGSLQPLHRGLKTIRPAAFLRQGKSRYPLLGNHQALLYSTLPPSSDVSLKYKHGRLALEVLLPSRNEKCLFYLRPMLMSVGDLIADLQQEDPGATASVFSKDGEHVVSTTLIETLLDKGFKLIINDTVYNVQSSETACTSREHAVEMEDVKHVVHMLHTALHLPEHHLQKERQLLEKLDHLKQELSPLEKMKAQLCRTAEFKASRVLWTGLAFLSVQGGALAWLTXWVCSWDVMEPVTYFITYSTSIGVFAYYVLTKQDYVYPDAKDRQFLHHFYKGASKKKFNVKKYNELKDDLAQVEEELKRLRCSTQLQMPLEQIQSKP